The Magnolia sinica isolate HGM2019 chromosome 9, MsV1, whole genome shotgun sequence genome contains a region encoding:
- the LOC131256550 gene encoding proliferating cell nuclear antigen-like isoform X2: MIEILHFPQNFITDLGFVIFEGQDKIVDFEMKLMDIDSKHLEIPEAEYHAIVKMPSAEFSRICKDLSSIGDTVVISVTKEGVKFSTRGDIGTANIVCQLGLQNHLAVCGGPFQVGKLCQQTSTHLLGISCPISKALREHEAY; the protein is encoded by the exons ATGATTGAAATTCTGCATTTTCCCCAGAATTTTATCACTGATCTGGGTTTTGTCATTTTTGAAGGTCAAGATAAGATTGTTGATTTTGAGATGAAGCTCATGGACATTGACAGCAAGCATCTTGAAATTCCAGAAGCAGAGTATCATGCCATTGTAAAGATGCCGTCAGCTGAGTTCTCAAGGATTTGCAAGGACCTCAGCAGCATTGGAGATActg TTGTAATTTCAGTGACAAAGGAAGGAGTGAAGTTCTCTACCAGGGGTGATATTGGAACTGCAAATATTGTTTGCCAGCTAG GGCTTCAAAATCACCTGGCAGTCTGTGGAGGTCCGTTCCAAGTTGGAAAGCTGTGTCAACAAACAAGTACCCATCTGCTGGGCATTTCATGTCCAATCAGTAAAGCCTTG AGGGAGCATGAGGCatactaa
- the LOC131256548 gene encoding clathrin heavy chain 1-like isoform X3: MQLFPVDQQRSQALEAHAASFASQKVAGNENPSILIAFASKTTNAGQITSKLHVIEVGAQPGKPGFTNKQADLFFPPDFADDFPVAMQQAASITRAEEDGILVGDGIDYEVPGKGLNRSSILEDMESLF, from the exons ATGCAGCTTTTTCCTGTGGATCAGCAGCGTAGTCAAGCTCTTGAAGCACATGCTGCATCATTTGCTTCACAAAAG GTTGCTGGAAATGAAAACCCTTCCATTCTTATTGCCTTTGCCTCAAAGACCACCAATGCAGGACAGATtacatcaaagttacatgtgatTGAAGTTGGTGCTCAGCCAG GTAAACCTGGTTTCACAAATAAACAAGCGGATCTTTTCTTCCCTCCAGATTTTGCTGATGACTTCCCAGTGGCAATGCAG CAAGCCGCATCTATTACTAGAGCAGAAGAGGATGGCATACTTGTGGGGGATGGTATTGATTATGAGGTTCCTGGCAAAGGCCTAAACCGAAGTTCTATTTTAGAAGACATGGAAAGCCTATTTTAA
- the LOC131256550 gene encoding proliferating cell nuclear antigen-like isoform X4, producing MKLMDIDSKHLEIPEAEYHAIVKMPSAEFSRICKDLSSIGDTVVISVTKEGVKFSTRGDIGTANIVCQLGLQNHLAVCGGPFQVGKLCQQTSTHLLGISCPISKALVSNLHYSAEILIGFLILINACDFAEGA from the exons ATGAAGCTCATGGACATTGACAGCAAGCATCTTGAAATTCCAGAAGCAGAGTATCATGCCATTGTAAAGATGCCGTCAGCTGAGTTCTCAAGGATTTGCAAGGACCTCAGCAGCATTGGAGATActg TTGTAATTTCAGTGACAAAGGAAGGAGTGAAGTTCTCTACCAGGGGTGATATTGGAACTGCAAATATTGTTTGCCAGCTAG GGCTTCAAAATCACCTGGCAGTCTGTGGAGGTCCGTTCCAAGTTGGAAAGCTGTGTCAACAAACAAGTACCCATCTGCTGGGCATTTCATGTCCAATCAGTAAAGCCTTGGTATCCAACTTGCACTACTCAGCAGAGATTTTGATCGGTTTTCTTATATTGATTAATGCCTGTGATTTTGCAGAGGGAGCATGA
- the LOC131256548 gene encoding clathrin heavy chain 1-like isoform X1 encodes MAWKRPFLCLCSKRRERCQFIRPQLVKGNMQLFPVDQQRSQALEAHAASFASQKVAGNENPSILIAFASKTTNAGQITSKLHVIEVGAQPGKPGFTNKQADLFFPPDFADDFPVAMQQAASITRAEEDGILVGDGIDYEVPGKGLNRSSILEDMESLF; translated from the exons ATGGCTTGGAAGAGGCCTTTCTTGTGTTTGTGCTCAAAGAGGAGAGAAAGATGCCAGTTCATA AGGCCACAGCTGGTGAAGGGGAATATGCAGCTTTTTCCTGTGGATCAGCAGCGTAGTCAAGCTCTTGAAGCACATGCTGCATCATTTGCTTCACAAAAG GTTGCTGGAAATGAAAACCCTTCCATTCTTATTGCCTTTGCCTCAAAGACCACCAATGCAGGACAGATtacatcaaagttacatgtgatTGAAGTTGGTGCTCAGCCAG GTAAACCTGGTTTCACAAATAAACAAGCGGATCTTTTCTTCCCTCCAGATTTTGCTGATGACTTCCCAGTGGCAATGCAG CAAGCCGCATCTATTACTAGAGCAGAAGAGGATGGCATACTTGTGGGGGATGGTATTGATTATGAGGTTCCTGGCAAAGGCCTAAACCGAAGTTCTATTTTAGAAGACATGGAAAGCCTATTTTAA
- the LOC131256550 gene encoding uncharacterized protein LOC131256550 isoform X1: MIEILHFPQNFITDLGFVIFEGQDKIVDFEMKLMDIDSKHLEIPEAEYHAIVKMPSAEFSRICKDLSSIGDTVVISVTKEGVKFSTRGDIGTANIVCQLGLQNHLAVCGGPFQVGKLCQQTSTHLLGISCPISKALVSNLHYSAEILIGFLILINACDFAEGA, encoded by the exons ATGATTGAAATTCTGCATTTTCCCCAGAATTTTATCACTGATCTGGGTTTTGTCATTTTTGAAGGTCAAGATAAGATTGTTGATTTTGAGATGAAGCTCATGGACATTGACAGCAAGCATCTTGAAATTCCAGAAGCAGAGTATCATGCCATTGTAAAGATGCCGTCAGCTGAGTTCTCAAGGATTTGCAAGGACCTCAGCAGCATTGGAGATActg TTGTAATTTCAGTGACAAAGGAAGGAGTGAAGTTCTCTACCAGGGGTGATATTGGAACTGCAAATATTGTTTGCCAGCTAG GGCTTCAAAATCACCTGGCAGTCTGTGGAGGTCCGTTCCAAGTTGGAAAGCTGTGTCAACAAACAAGTACCCATCTGCTGGGCATTTCATGTCCAATCAGTAAAGCCTTGGTATCCAACTTGCACTACTCAGCAGAGATTTTGATCGGTTTTCTTATATTGATTAATGCCTGTGATTTTGCAGAGGGAGCATGA
- the LOC131256550 gene encoding proliferating cell nuclear antigen-like isoform X3: MIEILHFPQNFITDLGFVIFEGQDKIVDFEMKLMDIDSKHLEIPEAEYHAIVKMPSAEFSRICKDLSSIGDTVVISVTKEGVKFSTRGDIGTANIVCQLGLQNHLAVCGGPFQVGKLCQQTSTHLLGISCPIKGA; the protein is encoded by the exons ATGATTGAAATTCTGCATTTTCCCCAGAATTTTATCACTGATCTGGGTTTTGTCATTTTTGAAGGTCAAGATAAGATTGTTGATTTTGAGATGAAGCTCATGGACATTGACAGCAAGCATCTTGAAATTCCAGAAGCAGAGTATCATGCCATTGTAAAGATGCCGTCAGCTGAGTTCTCAAGGATTTGCAAGGACCTCAGCAGCATTGGAGATActg TTGTAATTTCAGTGACAAAGGAAGGAGTGAAGTTCTCTACCAGGGGTGATATTGGAACTGCAAATATTGTTTGCCAGCTAG GGCTTCAAAATCACCTGGCAGTCTGTGGAGGTCCGTTCCAAGTTGGAAAGCTGTGTCAACAAACAAGTACCCATCTGCTGGGCATTTCATGTCCAATCA AGGGAGCATGA
- the LOC131256548 gene encoding clathrin heavy chain 1-like isoform X2: protein MAWKRPFLCLCSKRRERCQFIRPQLVKGNMQLFPVDQQRSQALEAHAASFASQKVAGNENPSILIAFASKTTNAGQITSKLHVIEVGAQPGKPGFTNKQADLFFPPDFADDFPVAMQVRFLLLAMNTMRITNPHNLTVEYQNIKQKEK, encoded by the exons ATGGCTTGGAAGAGGCCTTTCTTGTGTTTGTGCTCAAAGAGGAGAGAAAGATGCCAGTTCATA AGGCCACAGCTGGTGAAGGGGAATATGCAGCTTTTTCCTGTGGATCAGCAGCGTAGTCAAGCTCTTGAAGCACATGCTGCATCATTTGCTTCACAAAAG GTTGCTGGAAATGAAAACCCTTCCATTCTTATTGCCTTTGCCTCAAAGACCACCAATGCAGGACAGATtacatcaaagttacatgtgatTGAAGTTGGTGCTCAGCCAG GTAAACCTGGTTTCACAAATAAACAAGCGGATCTTTTCTTCCCTCCAGATTTTGCTGATGACTTCCCAGTGGCAATGCAG GTAAGATTTCTGTTGTTGGCAATGAATACAATGAGGATAACAAACCCTCATAACCTGACAGTCGAATATCAAAACATCAAGCAGAAAGAGAAATAG